The Thalassophryne amazonica chromosome 8, fThaAma1.1, whole genome shotgun sequence genome includes a window with the following:
- the LOC117514878 gene encoding transcription factor 7-like 1, translating into MGVAVEELVLSNSTSKRTRVETAHKERPAPSTCSANHSVPQQTCADTHTGVEAAGAAESQKTKYVKKPANAFMIYMRVERQGAVARYKVTDSAQVNQLLGKEWKNLTNNEKAKYYKMAEEEKALHSQMNPNWSFKDNYRKRAKKRSSNWV; encoded by the exons ATGGGCGTGGCCGTGGAAGAACTGGTGCTCAGT AACTCTACATCAAAGAGAACACGAGTTGAAACAGCTCACAAAGAGAGACCCGCCCCCTCCACCTGCTCAGCCAATCACAGT GTTCCACAGCAGACGTGCGCTGACACTCACACTGGGGTTGAAG CAGCTGGTGCAGCAGAGTCCCAGAAGACGAAGTACGTTAAAAAGCCGGCCAATGCCTTCATGATCTACATGAGGGTGGAGAGACAGGGAGCTGTGGCACGATACAAAGTGACAGACAGCGCCCAGGTGAACCAGCTTCTGGGAAAAGAG TGGAAAAATCTGACCAATAATGAAAAAGCCAAGTACTACAAAatggcagaagaagaaaaagcccTCCACTCCCAGATGAATCCCAACTGGTCCTTCAAAGATAACTAC CGTAAAAGAGCGAAGAAACGTTCATCCAACTGGGTGTAA